The following coding sequences are from one Lysinibacillus sp. FSL W8-0992 window:
- the flgL gene encoding flagellar hook-associated protein FlgL → MRVTQSMLSNNMLLNLNNSYGKMSKLQDQLTSGSKITRPSDDPVGAVKGMGYRRDLGRVEQYSRNMNEVNNWLDTSDESLNQVGEQMKRVRELVIQAANDTNSADERAKIKAEIDQIRNQIQDVGNTKVGDRYIFSGTKTGQPLFANGAINGNVNSEDVKIEVYDGIEMKVNTAGVDLFKNVDDMMGKISDLLDPNRTPLATADEISSTLGGFTSTSTSDDINTMHNKILEAQSDVGARQNRVELMENRLSIREISVTKQLSNNEDVDYSKAITEMVTSESIHQAALSVGAKIIQQSLVDFIR, encoded by the coding sequence ATGCGCGTAACACAATCTATGTTATCGAATAACATGCTTCTAAACTTAAATAATAGCTACGGAAAAATGTCGAAGCTACAAGATCAACTTACTTCAGGCTCTAAAATCACGAGACCTTCAGACGACCCTGTTGGAGCAGTTAAAGGAATGGGCTATCGCCGAGACCTAGGTAGAGTTGAACAGTATTCACGTAATATGAATGAGGTCAATAACTGGCTGGATACATCTGATGAATCACTAAATCAAGTGGGCGAACAAATGAAGCGAGTACGTGAGCTAGTAATTCAAGCAGCGAACGATACAAATTCAGCTGATGAACGAGCGAAAATTAAAGCTGAAATCGATCAAATTCGCAATCAAATTCAAGATGTAGGTAATACAAAAGTAGGTGATCGCTATATTTTTAGCGGTACAAAAACTGGACAGCCATTATTTGCGAATGGTGCAATTAATGGAAATGTAAATTCCGAAGATGTTAAGATTGAAGTGTATGATGGTATTGAAATGAAAGTGAATACAGCTGGGGTGGATTTATTTAAAAATGTAGATGACATGATGGGGAAAATTTCTGATTTGTTAGATCCAAATAGAACTCCACTTGCAACAGCTGATGAGATAAGTTCAACGTTAGGTGGCTTTACTAGTACAAGTACATCAGATGATATTAATACGATGCACAATAAAATTCTCGAAGCTCAGTCAGATGTTGGTGCACGTCAAAACCGTGTGGAATTAATGGAAAACCGCTTATCTATTCGCGAAATTAGCGTAACGAAGCAATTGTCGAATAATGAGGATGTTGATTATTCAAAAGCTATTACAGAAATGGTAACGTCAGAATCAATTCATCAGGCAGCATTATCTGTTGGCGCTAAAATCATTCAACAATCTTTAGTAGATTTTATTAGGTAA
- the flgK gene encoding flagellar hook-associated protein FlgK, whose product MRSTFMGLETSRSGLFTQQSALYTTGHNISNANTLGYSRQRVNMQATPGFPTAGLNTPNYPGHMGTGVETGSIQRIRDEFIDRQYRQETNKLGYWESRSNAISQMEDIMDEPSQYGLNAALEQFWKGLQDVSTGPENAASRKVAIERANHLAESFNYIDTQLKTIQGNLGNEISVSTNRINSLLKQIASINKQVQEVEPNGHVPNDLYDARDVLIDELNSYIPVSIERVPSGGLASSVAEGSVTITFKPYGTNTAIKLVNGKDAASIEVNSGATQIDGTDLSKVFTSINVTGTGTADSGTITYDQLEPGKGKLLSLINSYGYQDGADVKGYYPETMANLDKLASEFANVFNAMHKQGYDLTGAQSTIDFFEPIDNTKPMSAGNIKVNADLLKDPSKLAASNKPNEEGNGKWALELSNIQSKVQANLDGATFNTFYQGIIGKLGVDGEEAARLNATSETLLVTIGNNRASITSVSLDEEMTNMITFQQAYNANARMITVIDETLDKIINGMGRVGI is encoded by the coding sequence ATGCGCTCAACATTCATGGGCTTAGAAACAAGTAGAAGCGGTTTATTTACACAGCAATCTGCTTTATATACAACAGGTCATAATATTTCAAATGCCAACACACTTGGATACTCACGCCAACGAGTAAACATGCAAGCTACACCAGGTTTCCCAACGGCAGGTTTAAACACGCCAAATTACCCTGGACATATGGGAACAGGGGTAGAGACTGGTTCCATTCAACGTATTCGCGATGAATTTATTGACCGTCAATACCGTCAGGAAACAAATAAGCTAGGTTATTGGGAATCACGTTCAAATGCAATATCTCAAATGGAAGATATAATGGATGAACCTTCTCAGTACGGTTTAAACGCAGCATTAGAACAGTTCTGGAAAGGTCTACAAGATGTTAGTACAGGTCCAGAAAATGCGGCATCACGTAAAGTTGCCATCGAACGTGCCAACCATTTAGCAGAATCATTTAACTATATTGATACGCAATTAAAAACAATTCAAGGTAACTTAGGTAACGAAATTAGTGTTTCAACAAATCGCATCAATTCATTACTAAAGCAAATTGCTTCTATTAATAAGCAAGTGCAAGAAGTTGAGCCAAATGGTCATGTACCAAATGATTTATATGATGCTCGCGATGTGTTAATCGATGAATTAAATAGTTATATCCCCGTCTCAATTGAACGCGTTCCTTCTGGTGGACTTGCTTCTAGTGTAGCTGAAGGCAGTGTAACTATTACATTTAAGCCATATGGCACAAACACAGCTATTAAATTAGTGAATGGTAAAGATGCTGCTAGCATCGAAGTAAATAGTGGGGCTACACAAATTGATGGAACGGATTTATCGAAAGTATTTACTAGCATCAATGTAACTGGTACAGGTACAGCAGATTCAGGAACTATTACATATGACCAGCTAGAGCCTGGTAAAGGTAAATTATTATCATTGATCAACTCTTATGGATATCAAGATGGAGCAGATGTTAAAGGCTATTATCCAGAAACGATGGCTAACCTCGACAAACTTGCGTCTGAATTTGCAAATGTCTTTAATGCGATGCATAAGCAAGGATATGATTTAACAGGTGCTCAAAGCACAATCGATTTCTTTGAACCAATTGATAATACAAAACCGATGTCTGCCGGAAATATTAAAGTGAATGCTGATCTTTTGAAAGATCCTTCAAAGTTGGCTGCTTCTAACAAGCCAAATGAAGAAGGGAACGGCAAATGGGCACTTGAGCTTTCAAATATCCAATCAAAAGTTCAAGCAAATTTAGACGGCGCAACATTTAACACATTCTATCAAGGAATCATTGGAAAGCTCGGTGTCGACGGAGAAGAAGCAGCGCGCTTAAACGCTACTTCTGAAACACTACTTGTAACAATCGGAAACAACCGTGCTTCAATCACTTCTGTATCACTTGATGAAGAAATGACGAATATGATTACATTCCAACAAGCATATAACGCAAATGCACGTATGATTACCGTTATCGATGAAACATTAGACAAAATCATTAATGGCATGGGCCGAGTAGGAATTTAA
- a CDS encoding flagellar protein FlgN, which translates to MTVETICSTLTILERMHKSLLELAFRKTEIIKAGDIEALDQMLKDEQAHVAAIDKLEQQRQVQVTEYLGAKGIASTDKMSVADVIEAAEKEAEKEALSAVRNRLMLIINDLRKQNELNQKLVFQSLQFVNLTLDALRPRPEQINYSGREVRGTNTVAKKSYFDSQA; encoded by the coding sequence ATGACTGTAGAAACAATTTGTTCTACATTAACAATATTAGAGAGAATGCATAAAAGCTTACTCGAACTAGCCTTTAGAAAAACAGAAATTATTAAAGCTGGCGATATCGAAGCACTAGACCAAATGCTCAAGGATGAGCAGGCACATGTAGCGGCCATTGATAAGCTCGAGCAACAGCGCCAGGTACAGGTAACCGAATACCTTGGAGCAAAAGGAATTGCTTCAACTGACAAAATGTCTGTTGCTGATGTCATCGAGGCTGCTGAAAAAGAAGCTGAAAAAGAAGCACTTTCAGCTGTTCGCAATCGACTAATGCTAATCATCAACGATTTACGCAAACAAAATGAACTCAATCAAAAATTAGTATTCCAATCATTACAATTTGTCAATCTAACATTAGATGCGCTACGCCCACGCCCAGAGCAAATAAATTACTCTGGTCGTGAGGTACGTGGTACGAATACAGTAGCCAAAAAATCGTACTTCGATTCGCAAGCATAA
- the flgM gene encoding flagellar biosynthesis anti-sigma factor FlgM codes for MKITSYGVNAVNAYKNQVRNVKSGDNKASFADKIEISKAAQEMQGVTTYSTERAERVQQLKADIDSGEYKVNARKVAEDMLKYYRF; via the coding sequence ATGAAAATCACATCGTATGGTGTTAATGCTGTTAACGCATATAAAAATCAAGTACGCAATGTCAAATCTGGCGACAATAAAGCGTCATTCGCTGACAAAATTGAAATTTCAAAAGCAGCGCAAGAAATGCAAGGTGTAACGACGTACAGTACTGAACGTGCTGAACGCGTGCAACAATTAAAGGCAGATATTGATTCTGGAGAATACAAGGTCAATGCTCGCAAAGTTGCTGAAGATATGCTGAAATATTATCGTTTCTAG
- a CDS encoding TIGR03826 family flagellar region protein, translating to MAEVRNCPKCNEFFNYTGVRDVCHKCAQSEEELYQIVYRFLRKRENRAATVERIVEATGAEEELLYKWVRKGRLQPAMFPNLGYPCDNCGHLTTTGKLCTKCQDELKSELRTFEAAKEFRESVAEHDRVTYHAERKK from the coding sequence ATGGCTGAGGTTCGAAATTGTCCAAAATGTAATGAGTTTTTTAATTATACAGGGGTCAGAGACGTATGTCATAAATGCGCGCAATCAGAAGAGGAATTATACCAAATTGTTTATCGTTTTTTACGAAAACGTGAAAACCGTGCGGCTACAGTAGAACGAATTGTGGAAGCAACGGGTGCTGAAGAGGAACTATTGTATAAGTGGGTTCGTAAAGGTCGTTTACAGCCAGCAATGTTCCCGAACTTAGGCTATCCATGCGATAACTGCGGTCATTTAACGACAACAGGGAAACTATGTACAAAATGCCAAGATGAATTAAAATCAGAACTTCGCACATTTGAGGCAGCGAAGGAGTTCCGTGAAAGTGTAGCTGAGCATGATCGTGTAACATATCATGCTGAACGTAAAAAATAA